In the Candidatus Rhodoblastus alkanivorans genome, one interval contains:
- the secE gene encoding preprotein translocase subunit SecE, with protein MANPFNFMQEVRAEANKVTWPTRRETMITTGLVVLMVFLTAVFFVSVDEIIRLAVGFILSLGR; from the coding sequence ATGGCCAATCCGTTCAATTTCATGCAGGAAGTGCGCGCCGAAGCCAATAAGGTGACCTGGCCGACCCGCCGTGAAACCATGATCACCACCGGCCTCGTCGTCCTGATGGTGTTCCTGACCGCGGTGTTCTTCGTCTCGGTCGATGAGATCATTCGTCTCGCCGTCGGCTTCATCCTCAGCCTCGGCCGTTAA
- a CDS encoding ribbon-helix-helix domain-containing protein, whose protein sequence is MCQLFIKADPTLWETRLRSVRMHGFATSVRLENIYWILLEEIASRDRLSVSEILARLYEELLEAHGAVENFASFLRVCCARYLMLQLAGDIPADPGQSIAGLDAKSILAREQSRFAARAGAEPKERRALRRPASSAAAI, encoded by the coding sequence ATGTGCCAACTGTTCATCAAGGCCGATCCCACCCTGTGGGAAACGCGGCTTCGCTCGGTGCGGATGCATGGTTTCGCCACCAGCGTCCGGCTGGAAAATATTTATTGGATTCTTCTTGAGGAAATCGCCAGCCGCGATCGTCTGAGCGTCTCCGAAATTCTGGCGCGGCTTTACGAGGAATTGCTGGAGGCCCACGGGGCCGTCGAGAATTTCGCTTCGTTTCTGCGGGTCTGTTGCGCGCGTTATCTGATGTTGCAGCTTGCCGGGGACATTCCGGCAGATCCGGGACAATCCATCGCCGGGCTCGACGCCAAATCAATTCTGGCGCGCGAGCAAAGCCGGTTCGCAGCGCGCGCCGGGGCCGAACCCAAGGAGCGCCGCGCGTTGCGCCGGCCGGCCTCTTCCGCCGCCGCGATCTGA
- a CDS encoding Crp/Fnr family transcriptional regulator, with amino-acid sequence MNGKSIDILGVLKSCSVFATLTEAQRRELVGKARIEHYSERTLLTLRGELPDHIRYIASGSIDIVLSTAEGGFSSLPMLEGRWATWLGCFGSEPLVHDLWSSNNATYVAIPCRDVNKAVANNPEALLEVIEHVGEWTRFLTGWMLSFAAYGPEKRLVYLLLLASSDACAITQEGQETAVTQTHISQFGFGSRQKVSRLLRGLADKGLIEMRYGAVIIPSRARLHAYIADDNVPASAPRKPARRLG; translated from the coding sequence ATGAACGGCAAATCCATCGACATCCTCGGCGTTTTGAAGAGCTGCAGCGTCTTCGCGACACTTACCGAGGCCCAGAGGCGTGAGCTGGTTGGAAAGGCGAGGATAGAGCATTATTCCGAGCGCACCCTGCTCACCCTGCGTGGCGAGTTGCCGGACCACATAAGGTATATCGCCAGCGGCAGCATCGACATTGTGCTTTCTACCGCGGAAGGCGGCTTTTCCAGCCTGCCGATGCTGGAAGGCCGCTGGGCGACCTGGCTTGGCTGTTTCGGGTCTGAACCGCTCGTCCACGATCTCTGGAGCTCCAATAACGCGACCTATGTCGCGATCCCCTGCCGCGACGTCAACAAGGCGGTCGCGAACAATCCCGAAGCCCTGCTCGAGGTGATCGAACATGTCGGCGAATGGACGCGCTTCCTCACCGGCTGGATGCTTTCCTTCGCCGCCTATGGCCCGGAAAAGAGGCTGGTCTATCTTCTGCTGCTCGCCTCGTCGGACGCTTGCGCGATCACCCAGGAGGGCCAGGAAACCGCGGTCACCCAGACCCATATCAGCCAGTTCGGCTTCGGCTCGCGCCAGAAGGTCAGCCGCTTGCTGCGCGGCCTCGCCGACAAGGGCCTGATCGAGATGCGCTATGGCGCGGTCATCATCCCCTCGCGCGCCAGGTTGCATGCCTATATTGCGGACGACAACGTCCCCGCGAGCGCGCCGCGCAAGCCGGCCCGCAGGCTGGGCTGA
- a CDS encoding TerC family protein → MEYIAVFAHPDAWASLLTLTVLEIVLGVDNLVFVALATQGLSPDRAVKASRLGLGMAVVFRLVLLAGMVWLTRLTLPLFAVWGHEVSGRDIILTLGGLFLLYKGTVEIHEEIDPEGEDGHRKGGKSFWRAIFQIALLDIVFSLDSVLTAIGMADEFVVMALAVIIAVTMMILAAGPVGQFIRENPTVKMLALSFLLLIGMTLIADGAGYDIPKGFIYSAIGFSLMVEGLNQWARRSRKARGADE, encoded by the coding sequence TTGGAATATATCGCCGTTTTCGCCCACCCCGACGCCTGGGCCAGCCTGCTGACCCTGACGGTGCTGGAAATCGTCCTCGGCGTGGACAATCTGGTCTTTGTGGCGCTCGCCACCCAGGGGCTGTCGCCTGACCGCGCCGTGAAGGCAAGCCGTCTCGGCCTCGGCATGGCGGTAGTCTTCCGCCTCGTCCTGCTCGCCGGCATGGTCTGGCTGACCCGCCTCACCCTGCCGCTCTTCGCTGTCTGGGGGCATGAGGTTTCGGGCCGCGACATCATTCTCACCCTCGGCGGCCTGTTCCTGCTTTACAAGGGCACGGTTGAAATCCACGAGGAAATCGACCCGGAAGGCGAAGACGGGCATCGCAAAGGGGGCAAGAGCTTCTGGCGGGCGATTTTCCAGATCGCCCTGCTCGATATCGTCTTTTCGCTCGACAGCGTGCTGACGGCGATCGGCATGGCCGACGAATTCGTGGTGATGGCCCTGGCCGTGATCATCGCCGTAACCATGATGATTCTCGCCGCCGGGCCGGTCGGCCAGTTCATCCGGGAAAACCCGACCGTGAAAATGCTTGCCCTGTCCTTCCTGCTGCTGATCGGCATGACCTTGATCGCCGATGGCGCGGGCTATGACATTCCCAAGGGCTTCATTTATTCCGCGATCGGCTTCTCGCTCATGGTCGAGGGGCTCAATCAATGGGCGCGCCGCAGCCGCAAGGCGCGGGGCGCGGACGAATAG
- the nusG gene encoding transcription termination/antitermination protein NusG, whose translation MTKRWYIVHAYSNFEKKVAEAIKEGAAQRGLSDNFDEILVPTEQVVEVRRGRKFNSERKFFPGYVLVKCDLTDDVFHLIKNTPKVTGFLGADNKPMAIPEHEAERIKGQVAEGVDRPKTSISFEVGEKVRVNDGPFATFEGLVEEVDEGRSRVKVAVSIFGRATPVELEYGQVDKLG comes from the coding sequence ATGACCAAACGGTGGTATATCGTCCACGCCTATTCCAACTTCGAGAAAAAGGTCGCCGAAGCGATCAAGGAAGGGGCGGCGCAGCGCGGCTTGAGCGACAATTTCGACGAAATCCTGGTCCCGACGGAACAGGTCGTCGAGGTGCGCCGCGGCCGCAAGTTCAATTCCGAAAGAAAATTCTTCCCCGGCTATGTGCTGGTGAAATGCGACCTGACCGACGACGTCTTCCATCTCATCAAGAACACGCCCAAGGTCACCGGCTTCCTCGGCGCCGACAACAAGCCCATGGCTATCCCCGAGCATGAGGCCGAGCGCATCAAGGGCCAGGTCGCGGAGGGCGTCGATCGCCCGAAAACCTCGATCTCCTTCGAGGTCGGCGAAAAGGTGCGGGTCAACGACGGCCCCTTCGCCACTTTCGAAGGCTTGGTGGAAGAGGTCGACGAAGGCCGCTCGCGGGTCAAGGTCGCGGTCTCGATTTTCGGCCGCGCCACGCCGGTCGAGTTGGAATATGGCCAGGTGGACAAACTCGGCTGA
- a CDS encoding DJ-1/PfpI family protein: MSVKNILMIVGDFGEDYEIMVPFQTLAAVGHRVDAVCPGKAAGETIATAIHDFEGDQTYSEKRGHNFALNASFADIKPENYDVLVIPGGRAPEYLRLNESVLEMVRHFFAASKPVAAICHGAQLLAAAGVLKGRNCSAYPACQPDVELAGGHYANIPIDAAVTDGNLITAPAWPAHPAWLGQLLTKIGAPVGEVERRSAA; this comes from the coding sequence ATGAGCGTCAAGAATATCCTGATGATCGTCGGCGATTTCGGCGAGGACTACGAGATCATGGTGCCGTTCCAGACGCTGGCGGCGGTCGGCCATCGCGTCGACGCCGTCTGCCCCGGCAAGGCGGCAGGCGAGACGATCGCCACCGCGATCCATGATTTCGAAGGCGATCAGACCTATAGCGAGAAGCGCGGCCATAATTTCGCGCTCAACGCCAGTTTTGCGGACATCAAGCCGGAAAACTATGACGTTCTCGTCATTCCCGGCGGCCGCGCTCCGGAATATCTGCGGCTCAACGAATCGGTGCTGGAAATGGTCCGCCATTTCTTCGCCGCCAGCAAGCCGGTCGCCGCCATCTGCCACGGCGCGCAGCTTCTCGCCGCGGCGGGCGTGCTGAAGGGAAGGAACTGCTCGGCCTATCCGGCCTGCCAGCCGGATGTCGAACTTGCCGGCGGACATTACGCCAATATTCCGATCGACGCCGCCGTGACGGACGGAAACCTGATTACCGCGCCGGCCTGGCCCGCGCATCCCGCCTGGCTCGGCCAGTTGCTGACGAAAATTGGCGCGCCGGTCGGCGAGGTCGAGCGGCGCTCGGCCGCGTGA
- a CDS encoding MarC family protein — MGREVTLFVSTFSTLLAIVNPLEALPVFLKMMEGKPKAEYRGVARRASLYAAGLMFFFLIFGTIILKIFGVSLSMVRVVGGIVLLRIGFDLFSGSPSGAIGVAASGKDQGDIAFVPLAMPLMCGPGAIATLLGMTSMVKSSQFAAGALLVVAAAIVLSMAVTFLCLAYAETLVDRIGPLGIDAVTRIVGFFVAAMGGGLIFQGVIQALQEYGVIAAH, encoded by the coding sequence TTGGGACGCGAAGTCACACTCTTCGTCAGCACGTTCTCGACCTTGCTGGCGATCGTCAATCCGCTGGAGGCCCTGCCCGTCTTCCTGAAGATGATGGAAGGCAAACCCAAGGCGGAATATCGCGGCGTCGCCCGCCGCGCCAGCCTTTACGCCGCCGGGCTCATGTTCTTTTTTCTGATCTTCGGGACGATTATTCTGAAAATCTTCGGCGTGTCGCTCAGCATGGTCCGCGTCGTCGGCGGCATCGTCCTGCTGCGCATCGGCTTCGATCTCTTCTCAGGCTCGCCATCCGGCGCCATCGGCGTCGCGGCGAGCGGCAAGGATCAGGGCGACATCGCCTTCGTGCCGCTGGCCATGCCGCTGATGTGCGGGCCCGGCGCCATCGCGACCCTGCTCGGCATGACCTCGATGGTCAAAAGCTCACAATTCGCAGCAGGGGCCTTGCTGGTCGTCGCCGCCGCGATCGTCCTGAGCATGGCCGTAACTTTTCTATGCCTCGCCTATGCCGAAACGCTGGTTGACCGGATCGGTCCGCTCGGCATAGACGCGGTTACTCGCATCGTCGGCTTTTTCGTCGCGGCCATGGGCGGCGGCCTGATTTTCCAGGGCGTCATCCAGGCGCTCCAGGAATATGGCGTCATCGCCGCGCATTGA